A genomic window from Euleptes europaea isolate rEulEur1 chromosome 9, rEulEur1.hap1, whole genome shotgun sequence includes:
- the MRPS26 gene encoding 28S ribosomal protein S26, mitochondrial, with protein sequence MLRRILASPGPASGLLGRRLPGLPLLAAPARGRKSRTDPPAKSKAGRINTPPPVDPAELLVVKERYRRYASILSSLRAEFKHAVVMRRYEEKFGQLRAQRKQAAEEEHRQLMAFNDAENQRLQQRREVRLRREEAAEKERRLRGAQKHADFLEEFLKEREREVLQLQEDAKNFITPDNLDEKIEECLNNPRNYNFAVDKDGRVAKRTALS encoded by the exons ATGCTGCGGAGGATTCTGGCTTCCCCGGGCCCCGCCTCCGGCCTCCTGGGCCGCCGTTTGCCGGGCCTGCCGCTCTTGGCAGCGCCTGCCCGCGGCCGGAAATCCCGCACGGACCCCCCGGCCAAATCCAAGGCCGGCAGGATCAATACGCCGCCGCCCGTCGACCCggccgagctgctggtggtgAAGGAGCGTTACCGCCGTTACGCGAGCATTCTGAGCTCGCTGAG GGCCGAGTTCAAACATGCGGTGGTGATGCGGCGCTACGAGGAGAAGTTTGGCCAGCTGCGGGCACAGAGGAAGCAGGCAGCCGAGGAGGAGCACCGGCAGCTGATGGCCTTTAACGACGCCGAGAACCAGCGTCTCCAGCAACGGAG gGAGGTTCGCCTACGAAGGGAAGAAGCTGCAGAGAAGGAGCGGCGTCTGCGTGGGGCTCAGAAACACGCTGACTTTTTGGAGGAATTCCtcaaggaaagggagagagaggtgcTCCAGCTACAG GAGGACGCCAAAAACTTCATCACCCCCGACAACCTGGACGAGAAGATCGAGGAGTGCTTGAACAACCCCCGCAACTATAATTTCGCCGTCGACAAGGATGGCCGGGTGGCGAAGCGGACCGCTCTGTCTTAG